CATCACCATCAATCAGGAAATTATCCCGGATTTTGTAATTCAGGTGAAAGACGGTTTAGTGATTCCGATGCTGAACAGTAAAAATGCCCCGACATTGAGAGTTTCAGAAGAATACAAGGATATTTTAACCACCTATTCCCACGATAAAAACTCTTCTGAACATAAACAGGCGGCATTATTCATCAAGCAGAAATTAGATGCTGCAAAATGGTATATAGATGCAATTAACCAGCGTCAGAACACATTATTGCAGACTATTACAGCAATTGTAAAATTCCAGAAGGATTATTTCATTACAGGCGACGAAAAATCGCTGAAGCCTATGATCCTTAAAGATGTGGCAGATATTACCGGATTTGATATTTCTACCATTTCAAGAGTAGTAAAAAGCAAGTATGCCGATACTCCGAACGGGATCGTTTACCTGAAAGACCTCTTCTCGGACAGTTTAACCAACGATGATGGTGAAGAAGTGTCTACAAAAGAGATCAAAACACATCTTCAGGAAGTAATCGGTAAAGAAAACAAAAGAAAACCTCTTACAGATGATGCTTTGGTAGTCATGCTGAAAGAACAGGGCTACAATATCGCCAGAAGAACAATCGCCAAATACCGTGAACAGCTTAATATCCCGGTAGCAAGATTGAGAAAAGAACTGTAATAAGTTATACAGTATACAATATAAAAAAGCCCGGTATTTCTGGGCTTTTTGTATTTCTTTAACATAAGTCGGTTTAATTGATAATGAAGTAAAACCTGCTCAATCTTCTAGAATTTTTAACGCAAAGTTTTCATTATCATATTCTATATTTAAGTGAGCTAAGAAAGATCAATTTCATTGATCTGACTAAGCGGCCGTTATTCATACAGCTTAATCAACGGCGTAGCCGGTTACTTTGCATTCCTTAAAATTAAATATATTTAGAATAAAACTTTGCGTTTAAAAAAATATATAACTAGGAACGTTGCTTCAAAGCATCCAGCTGTAACTCTTTGATAGAAACCTCCCGCATTTCCACCTTTCTTATTTTCCCTGAAATAGTCATAGGAAACTCATCTACAAATTTCCAGTATTTCGGAACCTTATAATGGGCAATTTTCCCCTTGCAATATTCTAAAAGTTCAGTTTCCGTTACATCAAACCCTTTTCTCACTTTTACCCAGGCCATCACTTCCTCCCCGAATTTTTCACTGGGAACTCCAATAATCTGCACATCCAGGATATTCGGATAGGTGTATAGGAAATCTTCAACTTCTTTTGGGGAAATATTTTCACCGCCGCGAATGATGAGATCTTTTATTCTTCCTGATATAGTAATGTAGCCATCATCATCCATGACAGCCATATCGCCGGTGTGCATCCACCGGGCATCATCCAGAACCTTTTTGGTATTTTCCGGATCATTCCAGTATTTCAGCATTACTGAATAGCCTCTTGTACAGAGCTCGCCATGTTCACCGCGTTCCAGTATTTTTCCGTTTTCATCAATGATTTTGATTTCAAGATGATCCTGAACGGTTCCCACGGTACTGACCTGTTTTTCCAAAGGTGTTCCTATCAGGGTTTGGGTAGAAACAGGCGAAGTTTCCGTCATTCCATAGCAAATGCTCATTTCTTTAATATTCATAAGGCTTTCCACTTTTTTTATGATTTCAGGCGGACAAACAGACCCGGCCATGACACCGGTCCTTAAGTTTGAAAAATCATAAGTATCAAAATCTTTCACAGCCAGTTCAGCGATAAACATCGTTGGAACTCCGTATAAAGAAGTACATTTTTCTGTAGAAACTGTTTTTAACGTAATATCAGGATCAAAACTGTCATTAGGAACCACAATACACGCCCCATGAGCGGTACAGCATATATTTCCGATCACCATTCCGAAGCAATGATAGAACGGAACAGGAATACAGACACGGTCCTTTTCAGAATATTTTAAGCGTATTCCGATAAAGTATCCGTTATTTAAAATATTGTGATGGGAAAGGGTAACCCCTTTTGGAAAACCTGTTGTTCCGGAAGTATACTGGATATTTACGGGATCATCAAACTGCACATGTTCCTCAAAGCTGTGGAGCGTATCGTCTGAAATATCCTGTCCGTTATTTAAAAAATCTTCCCAATTATCGTCAAAGAAGATTTCGTGTTCCAGGCTGGGGCAAACTTCTTTGGCGTATTCCACCATTTCTTTATAATTACTCGTTTTAAAGCTTAAGGAAGAAAACATCAACCGGATTCCTGACTGGTTGATTACATAAGTAAGCTCATGAGTTCTGTAGGCTGGATTGATATTGACCAATATAGTACCTATCCTCGCTGTAGCATATTGAAGCAGTACCCATTCATAACGGTTTGAAGACCAGATTCCGATTCTGTCTCCTGATTTTGCACCCAAAAAAATTAAAGCTTTTGCAACCGCTGTGGTCTGATTATAAAATTCCTGATAGGTAGCCCTGTAATCCTGGTGAACACATACTAAAGCTTCCTGGTTTGGATATTTTTCAACGGTCTTTTTAAGATTTCCACCGATGGTTTGTCCCAATAATGGAATATTGGAAGTTCCATAGACGT
Above is a window of Chryseobacterium shigense DNA encoding:
- a CDS encoding AMP-binding protein; the encoded protein is MPLSYVYGTSNIPLLGQTIGGNLKKTVEKYPNQEALVCVHQDYRATYQEFYNQTTAVAKALIFLGAKSGDRIGIWSSNRYEWVLLQYATARIGTILVNINPAYRTHELTYVINQSGIRLMFSSLSFKTSNYKEMVEYAKEVCPSLEHEIFFDDNWEDFLNNGQDISDDTLHSFEEHVQFDDPVNIQYTSGTTGFPKGVTLSHHNILNNGYFIGIRLKYSEKDRVCIPVPFYHCFGMVIGNICCTAHGACIVVPNDSFDPDITLKTVSTEKCTSLYGVPTMFIAELAVKDFDTYDFSNLRTGVMAGSVCPPEIIKKVESLMNIKEMSICYGMTETSPVSTQTLIGTPLEKQVSTVGTVQDHLEIKIIDENGKILERGEHGELCTRGYSVMLKYWNDPENTKKVLDDARWMHTGDMAVMDDDGYITISGRIKDLIIRGGENISPKEVEDFLYTYPNILDVQIIGVPSEKFGEEVMAWVKVRKGFDVTETELLEYCKGKIAHYKVPKYWKFVDEFPMTISGKIRKVEMREVSIKELQLDALKQRS